A genomic window from Triticum urartu cultivar G1812 chromosome 7, Tu2.1, whole genome shotgun sequence includes:
- the LOC125523224 gene encoding type II inositol polyphosphate 5-phosphatase 15-like has protein sequence MEPDDERGRAPQRKGISYSQPLARDAVAQAAHARHAALSSHSLDDDPIASASAHRHDPARSVSYPHQLPPHHHHSRGGESIYLHAASFSGGAGGAVTLERAVATSEHGGAGGRGALPEFVGAGGAEGIFRVPLRAAMHPGRPPALEVRPHPPRETQVCSFLRTLACEPQLRQLWAGAESGVRVWGLDELFAGSVAGARRGDEETAPFTESVPTPPALCVAVDSANKLVWTGHKDGRIRSWRMDLATAPAAASDGGENAPMFKEGLSWQAHSRTPVLSMVVTSYGEIWSGTEGGVIKAWPWDVIAKSLSLTPEEKYMASCLVENAYIDLRNYVTVGNMFSLPTTDVKHMLADHCRAKVWSLTSMTFALWDARTRELLKVFGMDGQVESARLEPLVMPEQFIEEEIKVKPTKKEKNQGSVTFLQKSWNALIGAGGAVRRVATKGTFVEDNRRTETVAQAMDGAIWSGCTDGSIIMWDGNGNWLKEFSYHNSSVQCIKALGERVWVGYASGTVQVMDVEGNPLGGWTGHSRPVIQMAIGGSYIFTLAHHGGIRGWPLTSPGPLDDILRTELAKRELSYTRVENIKMLVGTWNVAQEKASPESLWSWLGTASSDVGLVVVGLQEVEMGAGVLAMAAAKESVGLEGSANGQWWIDNIGKTLDEGISFHRVGSRQLAGLLIAAWARTDLKPHIGDVDAAAVPCGFGRAIGNKGGVGLKMRVYDRRICFVNNHFAAHLENVTRRNADFDHIYRTMNFNKSHGSAASDTSVQLHKAVNANGNQPDEDRPELAEADMVVFLGDFNYRLYGITYDEARDMVSQRSFDWLRERDQLRAEMKAGNVFQGMREGFIRFPPTYKFQRHQPGLAGYDSGEKKRIPAWCDRIVYRDSRSETIRECSLECPVVAAITSYEACMDVTDSDHKPVNCTFSVDLARVNELIRRQEYGKIIKSNEKLHCLLQESHHVPDTIISTNNIILENEETVVLRITNNCGSKKSTFEILCEGQSTSKQDGTKTDFIPRASFGLPHWLEVQPSIGLIEPGETMEVNVHHENYYTQEEFVDGVVQGGWCELTRDKEAVLLVNVTGSTSTETVTHRINVRHCCAASTPPPPARLLSIAAPPGDAPSSEGPTERSSRKSQSNHLQRSDAHFGASEVHDLHRLRNM, from the exons ATGGAGCCCGACGACGAGCGGGGGCGGGCGCCGCAGCGCAAGGGGATATCCTACAGCCAGCCGCTGGCGCGGGACGCGGTGGCGCAGGCGGCGCACGCGCGCCACGCCGCGCTCAGCTCGCACAGCCTCGATGATGACCCCATCGCCTCCGCCTCGGCGCACCGCCACGACCCCGCGCGCAGCGTGTCGTACCCCCACCAGCTCCCGCCTCACCACCACCACAGCCGCGGCGGCGAGTCCATCTACTTGCACGCGGCCTCCTTCAGCGGCGGTGCCGGCGGCGCGGTGACGCTGGAGCGGGCCGTGGCGACGTCGGAGCACGGGGGCGCGGGCGGCAGGGGCgcgctgccggagttcgtcggcGCGGGCGGGGCCGAGGGCATCTTCCGCGTGCCGCTGCGCGCGGCCATGCACCCTGGCCGCCCGCCGGCGCTCGAGGTGCGGCCCCACCCGCCGCGGGAGACGCAGGTGTGCTCCTTCCTGCGGACGCTCGCGTGCGAGCCGCAGCTTCGCCAGCTCTGGGCAGGAGCCGAGTCCGGGGTTCGGGTTTGGGGCCTCGACGAGCTGTTCGCCGGGAGCGTCGCGGGAGCGCGCCGGGGAGACGAGGAGACCGCGCCGTTCACGGAGTCCGTGCCCACGCCGCCGGCGCTCTGCGTCGCGGTGGACAGCGCGAACAAGCTCGTGTGGACGGGTCACAAGGACGGGAGGATCCGGTCGTGGCGCATGGACCTCGCCACGGCGCCGGCAGCTGCATCAGACGGTGGCGAGAATGCGCCCATGTTCAAGGAGGGCCTGTCGTGGCAGGCGCACAGCCGCACCCCGGTGCTCTCCATGGTTGTCACATCATACG GTGAAATATGGTCAGGCACCGAAGGAGGTGTTATAAAGGCATGGCCCTGGGATGTCATTGCTAAGTCCCTCTCACTAACACCAGAAGAAAAATATATGGCTTCTTGTCTGGTCGAAAATGCGTATATTGACCTTAGGAACTATGTCACAGTTGGTAACATGTTCTCTTTGCCCACTACTGATGTGAAACACATGCTTGCGGACCATTGTCGAGCGAAAGTTTGGAGTCTAACTAGCATGACGTTTGCTCTTTG GGATGCTCGGACAAGGGAGTTGTTAAAAGTATTTGGAATGGACGGCCAAGTGGAGTCAGCTCGTCTAGAGCCACTAGTGATGCCAGAACAATTTATAGAGGAAGAAATCAAGGTAAAACCCACAAAGAAGGAGAAAAACCAAGGCTCTGTCACCTTTTTACAGAAATCTTGGAATGCCTTGATTGGGGCTGGCGGTGCTGTACGCAGAGTTGCAACTAAAGGAACGTTCGTTGAAGATAACCGTCGAACAGAAACAGTGGCTCAAGCAATGGATGGAGCAATTTGGTCAGGTTGCACAGATGGCTCGATTATTATGTGGGATGGAAATGGGAATTGGCTAAAAGAGTTCAGTTATCATAATTCTTCTGTTCAATGCATAAAGGCACTCGGAGAAAGGGTGTGGGTGGGCTATGCCAGTGGTACTGTTCAAGTCATGGATGTTGAAGGTAACCCTCTGGGAGGATGGACCGGACATAGCCGTCCAGTCATTCAGATGGCCATTGGTGGTTCTTACATCTTTACTCTAGCCCATCATGGTGGTATTCGAGGATGGCCTCTAACTTCTCCTGGGCCTCTGGATGATATTCTGCGGACGGAATTGGCGAAGAGGGAGTTGTCCTATACAAGGGTAGAGAACATTAAGATGCTGGTTGGAACTTGGAATGTTGCGCAGGAGAAAGCATCACCTGAATCGCTTTGGTCATGGTTGGGTACTGCATCATCTGATGTTGGATTGGTGGTGGTTGGCCTGCAAGAGGTTGAGATGGGTGCTGGAGTTCTTGCTATGGCTGCGGCTAAAGAAAGT GTAGGGCTTGAGGGCAGTGCCAATGGGCAGTGGTGGATAGACAATATTGGCAAGACACTTGATGAAGGAATATCCTTCCACCGAGTTGGCTCGAGGCAGTTGGCTGGATTACTTATTGCTGCATG GGCAAGGACAGACCTTAAGCCACATATTGgtgatgttgatgctgctgcggTGCCATGTGGCTTTGGACGTGCTATTGGCAACAAG GGTGGTGTTGGGTTAAAAATGAGAGTTTATGATCGCAGGATATGTTTTGTGAACAATCATTTTGCCGCACATCTAGAAAATGTTACTCGCCGCAATGCTGACTTTGATCATATTTATCGGACAATGAATTTTAACAAATCTCATGGATCTGCAG CTTCTGATACGTCTGTCCAATTGCATAAAGCAGTGAAT GCCAATGGGAATCAGCCTGATGAAGATAGACCTGAGCTGGCAGAAGCTGATATGGTTGTTTTTCTTGGTGATTTCAACTACCGACTTTACGGTATCACCTATGACGAGGCAAGGGATATGGTCTCGCAAAGGAGCTTCGATTGGCTTAGAGAAAGGGATCAACTTCGAGCAGAAATGAAGGCAGGAAACGTGTTTCAAGGAATGCGTGAAGGTTTTATCAGATTTCCTCCAACTTACAAATTCCAAAGACACCAACCAGGTCTTGCAG GGTATGATTCGGGTGAGAAGAAGAGAATACCTGCTTGGTGCGATAGAATAGTGTATCGAGATAGCCGCTCCGAAACAATACGTGAATGCTCATTAGAGTGTCCTGTTGTTGCTGCAATTACATC ATATGAAGCATGCATGGATGTGACAGATAGCGATCATAAACCAGTGAACTGTACGTTCAGTGTTGATCTTGCAAGAGTGAACGAGCTGATAAGAAGGCAGGAGTATGGAAAAATAATCAAATCGAATGAAAAGCTACATTGTTTGCTTCAAGAATCCCATCATGTTCCAGACACTATAATCAGCACAAACAACATTATATTGGAAAACGAAGAAACTGTTGTTCTTCGAATAACAAATAACTGTGGATCAAAAAAGTCTACTTTTGAAATCTTGTGTGAAGGGCAGTCGACAAGCAAGCAGGATGGAACAAAAACTGATTTTATTCCAAGGGCATCCTTTGGCCTTCCACATTGGCTTGAG GTCCAACCGTCCATCGGTCTCATCGAGCCTGGAGAAACAATGGAAGTTAACGTGCATCACGAGAACTACTACACGCAAGAAGAATTCGTGGACGGAGTCGTGCAAGGCGGATGGTGCGAACTGACCAGAGACAAGGAGGCTGTTCTGCTGGTCAATGTGACAGGCAGCACCTCAACCGAAACCGTTACGCACAGGATCAATGTCCGGCACTGCTGCGCAGCAAGCACACCACCCCCGCCGGCCAGACTACTGtccatcgccgccccgcccggTGATGCTCCGTCGAGCGAAGGCCCCACGGAACGTTCTTCCAGAAAGAGCCAGTCGAATCATCTGCAACGTTCCGACGCGCATTTCGGCGCCTCAGAGGTGCATGACTTGCACCGCCTGCGGAACATGTAA